The genomic stretch AAAGAGAGCGTCTAGATCGGACGACAACAGCTGCTGCATTGCGGCATGACCTCCCTCCTCGGTGAAATCGCCCTCGACTATCAAATCCGAATCCGGCGCGATCCCCTTGGCGCGCAGCCCGGCGAGATAACCCTCGAGGCGATCTGCGCCAGCGATCATGTTCTTGGGACCGGTGATCGTCGCGATCCGGCGACGCCCCAGGCGTAGGAGATGCGCCACCGCTTCGCGCGCGCTATTTTGATTGTCCACATCAGTATAATTCACCGCACTCTCCGAAGGATGACGACCAATCAGCACAAATGGCAATTTGCTTTTGAGTAAAGCGTCTACCACCGGATCATTCATGACCTGGGACGCGACGATTACGCCATCAATTAATCCATTGTGGAGAACCTGACGAATTGTGCGTCGTTCGTATTCTGGTTCGGCGATCCAGAGCATCACCGAATGGTCATGTTCGTTGCAGGCAGAGGAGACACCTTGGATCAAGAGAGGAAAGTACGGATCAGTAAAGAGGGCGGTGACTCCCATCGGGATGACCAACCCGAGGACACGGGTGCGACCGGCAGCCAGACCGCGTGCAGCAGCGTTTGGATGGTAGTTCAATTCCTTGACGACTGCCAGCACGCGCTGGCGTGTCGCGGTGCTGACGTTTGGATTTTCGTTGATGACACGCGAAACTGTCGAGCGGGAGACTTGAGCCAGCCGAGCAATCTCTTCGAGTGTATCCACGTGTTTAACCTCTTCCATAGAGATGATTGCAGATATAATGGGAGCGCTCTCAAATAACTAGGCAAATATCTGCTTAAATGCACATATTTTCGTGCAAAATGCCCTATTATTGGGAGCGCTCCCATTATA from Chloroflexota bacterium encodes the following:
- a CDS encoding LacI family DNA-binding transcriptional regulator, producing MEEVKHVDTLEEIARLAQVSRSTVSRVINENPNVSTATRQRVLAVVKELNYHPNAAARGLAAGRTRVLGLVIPMGVTALFTDPYFPLLIQGVSSACNEHDHSVMLWIAEPEYERRTIRQVLHNGLIDGVIVASQVMNDPVVDALLKSKLPFVLIGRHPSESAVNYTDVDNQNSAREAVAHLLRLGRRRIATITGPKNMIAGADRLEGYLAGLRAKGIAPDSDLIVEGDFTEEGGHAAMQQLLSSDLDALFAASDAMAAGALRALREAGRRVPQDVAVMGFDDMPFAARTDPPLTTVRQPIQRAGVVAAETLIDLIANPGSPPRRIILPTELVIRDSCGAGIANSKRPND